The window GGAAGGTCCCCTGGGTCGCGGTCCGGCGGACAGTCAGGTTGTCGGTCATATGCAGCACCTCCTCTCGGTGATGGAACCACCGTAGCAGGTGAATCCCACCCCTGCCACAGTTGGAGCGGGCGCTAGGCCATCAGGCGTAGGGGGAGAACTGCCCGGCCCCGCCGTAGCCCCCCGCACGATTTCCCTAAACCGGCCTTGCGGTCGTCAACATCGGCCCCGCCCGCCCGCTGACGAGACTGGGGCTCCAGTTGCCCCCGGCAGACGGGTGCGGCCCCCGGTCCTCGGTTCGGTGGCCCCTCCTGCCTGCTCGAAAGGACCATTGCCTTCATGCCACAACGCATCCGGGTCCGCGTGCCCGACCCTGCCCCCGAGCCTCTCCCCGCCGAAGTCGCCGTCCTTCCCGAGCCGGAGCCCCCCGCCCCACCCCCCCGCGACGCCCGCCCGGTGGCGGAGCTGGAAGTCGCCGCGCCGCCCCCCGAACCCCGGCGCCGGGGCCGCCCGTCCAAAGACATGCAGCGGGCCGAGCGGCTCGCCCGCGAGGTCTTCGGCTACGACCACCTGCACCCCGCCCAGCAGGAGGCGATCCAGAGCGTCCTCCGGGGCCACGACACCCTGGCGATCATGCCCACGGGCAGCGGCAAGTCGGCCATCTACCAGATCGCCGCGCTCTCGCTGCCCGGTCCCACGGTGGTCGTTTCCCCCCTGATTGCCCTGCAACGCGATCAGGTCGAAGCGCTGGAGGAGGCTGCCCCCGGTCAGGCCGCCCTGATCAACTCGGCGGTGCGTCCCGCCGACCGGGAAGCCGCGTGGGAGGCGCTGGAGGAGGGCGACCTCGAATTCATCTTCCTGGCACCCGAGCAGCTTGCCAGCGAGGAGACGCTGGAGCGGTTGCGCTCGGCTGAGCCGTCCCTCTTCGTGGTGGACGAGGCGCACTGCGTCTCGGAGTGGGGCCACGCCTTCCGGCCCGAGTACCTGCGGCTGGGGTCGGTGGTCGAGGCGCTGGGGCATCCCACGGTGCTCGCGCTGACCGCGACCGCCTCGCCCCCGGTGCGCTCGGAGATCGTGGAGCGCTTGGCGATGCGGGAGGCGCGGGTGCTGGTGCGCGGCTTTGACCGCCCCAACATCCGGCTCGCGGTGCGGCCCTTTGCCGACGCGGGCACCAAACGCGCGGCGCTCGTGGACGAGGTGGTGGGCACCCAGGGACCCGGCATCGTGTACGCCGCCACCCGCAAGGCGGCCGAGGCCCTCGCCGCCGACCTCGGGGCGCGGGGGGTCCGGGCCGCGGCCTACCACGCGGGCATGGGCACCGCTGCCCGCGAGAGCGTGCAGGGGGACTTCATGACCGACGAGCTGGAGGTGATCGTGGCGACCACCGCCTTCGGCATGGGCATCGACAAGCCGAACGTGCGCTTCGTGCACCACCTCGACATCTCCGGGTCGGTCGACGCCTACTACCAGGAGATCGGGCGGGCCGGGCGCGACGGCGGGGCGGCGCAGGCGACCCTGTTCTACACGCCGGGCGACCTGAACCTGCGCCGCTTTTTTGCCGGGAGTGCCCTGATCGACGCCGATCAGGTGGAACAGGTGCTGCGGGCCGCCCAGGACGCGGACGGCCCGGTCGACCCCGGCGAGCTGCGCGAGGAAACGGGCCTCTCGCCCAGCCGCCTGCTCAGTGCGGTGAGCCGCCTGGAGGAGGTCGGGGCGCTGGAGGTGCTGCCCGGCGGGGAGGTCACGGCCGTGCAGGGCAGCGTGTCCCCCGAGGCAGCGGCCCAGGCCGCGCTCGCGCAGGAACACCGCCGCGCCTACGAGCGTTCGCGGCTGGAGATGATGCGGGCCTACGCCGAGACGGAAGGCTGCCGCCGGGAGTTCCTGCTGAACTACTTCGGGGAAGGGTACCCGGCTCCTTGCGGAAGCTGCGACCGCTGCGAGGCGGGCCTGGCGGCTTCTGCCCCCGACCCCGAAACCCTGCCCTTCGCCCTGGGCACCCGCGTCGCGCACCCCACCTTCGGGGAGGGCCTTGTCATGCGCTACGAGGGCGAGAAGGTGACTGTGCTGTTCGACCAGCAGGGCTACCAGACGCTCTCGCTGGGCTTTGTGCTCGCTCACGACCTCTTGCAGGCGGTTCCGGCCTAGCGGTCAGTCCTCCCACTCGGCCACCGGGATGAAGTCCACTCCCTCCGCTTCGGTCCCCGTGACCCGGTAGCGGCTGTCGAAACGCACGACGAATTCCCCCCGGTCGAAGTGCTGCGGGCTGATGACCGGTTTGCGGAAGAGGTAGCCGCCCCCGTCGTCCGCGCCGATGTGGGCGGCCTTGGTAAAGCGGAACTCGACCACCTCGCCGTGCCCGCGCGTGCGCACCCGCACCCGGAAGGTGCCGGGGTCGTCCTGCCGCACCAGGGGATGCCCTGCCCCGGCGGAACCGCGCTTCAGCCAACCGAACATCACAGCCCCTGCATCAGCCGGGTGAGCAGCCGGACGTGGTCAGGCCAGCGGTCGAGCCGGACGTGTTCGTGGGCGGCGTGCGCCCCGTCGCCGGGGGCGCCCAGCCCGTCGAGGGTGGGGCACAGCGGCGCGGTGAAGTTGCCGTCGCTGCCGCCCCCCACGACCTCGCCCGTGACCTCGAAGCCGAGTTCGCGGGCCACCGCCTGCGCCTGCTCGAAGAGGCGCTCGGTGCCGGGACCGCGCTCGAAGGGCGGACGGTTGAGGCCCCCCGTCACCGTCAGGGCCACGCGGGGGTCCTGCGGTTCCAGTGCCTCGATGCCCGCCGTCACCCGTTCGGCTTCGGCCAGCGTCGCCACCCGCACGTCGATGTCCAGCGTGCAGGCCGCCGGAATCACGTTCACGGCCCCGCCTCCCGCGATCCGGCCCACGCTCACGGTGGTGCCCACCTCTGGGCGGGCCAGCGCCTGCACCGCGAGGACCGCGCGGGCGGCTTCGGTGATCGCGCTTGCCCCCTCCTCCGGCTTGTTGCCCGCGTGCGAGGCGACCCCCTGAAAGTGCAGGTGAAAGTCGCCCACGCCCTTGCGCCCCACCTTCAGCGCGTGGGTGTCGGCCACGGGGGGCTCGATCACCAGCACGGCGCGGCTTTCCCTGGCCGCCGCCTCGATAGGCTCCCGGCTGCCTGGGCTGCCGATCTCCTCGTCGGGGGTCAGCAGCAGGACCACGCCACCGCGCGGCCAGCCATCCCTCAGCGCCCGCAGCGCGTGGAAGGCGCCCACCAGGCCCGCCTTCATGTCGTAGGTGCCGGGGCCATAGGCGCGGTCGCCCTCCACCCGCCAGGGCATCGTCGCCAGGGTGCCGTGCGGCCAGACTGTATCGGCGTGCGCGAGGATCAGCAGGGGCCGCGCCGCCCCCGTCACCCCGAAGGCAAAGCGCCGGGTGCCGCCGGAGAGGTGCTCGACCGTGGCCCCCAGGTCCAGCGCCCAGGCTTCGGCCACATCCATCACGCGGGCGATGGCAGCGGGATCCGTGGAGGGCGACTCGATCTCGGTGAGCACCCGCAGATCGTCCAGCAGGGCAGTCAGGTCCGGGGCAGGGGGCAGGGACACCATGCGGTCATGGTATAGCGGGAACCAAACGCGGCGCCCCCGCCTGGGGTCAGGGGGGGCGCGGGGTGAGCGGGCGCGGTCAGGTCAGCAGCGCGACCTGCTGGGGATCGGCCTGCACGGTGACGCGGCCCTTGAGGTACAGGTCGTTGAGCGCCTGCGGGCCGAAGATGCGGGCCAGCCGGGTGCTCGTGAGTTCGATGGTGGTGGTGACCGTCTGGGCCGACCGACCGGGGCGCAGACGCACCCGCACGACATTGAGGGTGCCCGGGACCCAGGTACACGACAGTTCCTGCATGGGGGCCTCCTGAGGGATAAAGACGGTAAAGCGTCCGCCGAAAAGCGGGACAGCGATCTTCCGGGAGATCCGGTATCCCCAGCGTAATCGGGCCACCTGAGGGCTCCCGCCAGGGGCGACCGAGGCGGCCTTGAGCCTGGCCTCATGAGACCGCTCCCCCCGACTGGCCGGACGCCGCGCCCCTGTGCTTGACTGCGGCATGTCACAACCCGGTCCCGTGCCGCCCGGCCCCGAGAGCCTGCTCGCCCTCCAGTTCCCCTCCGATCCCCAGGTCAGCCCGGACGGGACACGGGTCACCTACGTCCTCACGCGGGTGGAGGAAGAAGACCCCCGGAAGACCGACCCCGACTTCCCCAAGCCGCGCTACCGCTCGGCGGTGTGGCTCGCGGGCGGCGGCGAGGAAGCCCGGCCCCTCACGCGGGGCGAGGGCCGCGACACCTCGCCGCGTTGGTCGCCGGACGGGACGGCACTCGCCTTCGTGCGCGAGGGGGGCGGCGAGAAGGGCCAGCTTTTCGTGCTGCCGCTGGAGGGCGGGGAGGCGCGGCGGGTCACCCGCTTCCGCAACCCCGTGCAGGACGTGCAGTGGAGTCCGGACGGCCGCTTCCTTTCCTTCCTGACCACCGCCGACGACGAGGATGGGCGCGATGAGCGCGGCGAGGCCCGCGTGATCACCCGTCCGCGCTACCGCTTCAACGGCCGCGACTGGCTGCCCGAGCGCCCCGCCCGGCTGTGGCGCTACGACGTGGCGGCCGAGCGGCTGGAGGAGTGGCACGCGCCCGAGGTCGAGGTCACCGGCTACGCCTGGCTCCCCGACAGCTCCGGCGCCTTGCTGATCTCCTCGGAGAGCGAGATGGACGCGGCCCAGTGGCGCCAGGAGGTCTACCGCCTCGCCCACAGCGGCGAGCGCGAGCAAGTGACCCACTGGAATTCCGCGGTTCAGGCGGTCGTGCCGCACCCCGACGGCGAACGCTTCGTGATCGTGGGCCGCCCCGAGGGCAAGGGCAGCCCGGAGGACGCCCACCTCTTTCTCGTGGGGCCGGGTGGCGAGTGGCGGCGGCTGGATGAGGGCTGGGACTTCCCAGTCGGCAACATCGTGGGCGGGGACATGCACGTGGGGGCCTTTCCCGCGCTGCCGACCTGGCTGGACGCAGACACCCTGCTCGTCAGCAGCACGGTGGGCGGCTCCTGCGGCCTGTTCCGGGTGGGGCTGGATGGCAGCGTCACCGCGCAGGACCACGACCCGGAGGCGGTCATCCCCGCCTTCACCGCACGCGGGGGCGGCGTGGCCCTGATCCGCGAGCGGGCCGACCGCTTCCCGGAGGTCGAGCTGAACGGGCAGCCCGTCACCGACCTGAACGCGGCGCTTCCCTTTAAGCCCCGCACCCCCGAGCGGGTAACCTTCACCACCGAGGACGGGCAGGAGGGCGAGGGCTGGGTGCTGCTCCCGGACGGTGGGGAACGGGTGCCCGCCATCCTGACCATTCACGGGGGACCGCATACGGCCTACGGGCACGCCTTCACGCACGAGTTCCAACTGATGGCGGCGCGGGGCTACGCCGTGTGCTACAGCAATCCGCGCGGGAGCGTGGGCTACGGGCAGGCGTGGGCGTCGGCGATTCACGGGCGCTGGGGCACCGTGGACATGGCCGACCTGCTGGCCTTCTTCGACCGCTGCCTGGAGGCGCACCCCCGGCTGGACGGCGAGCGCAGTGCCGTGATGGGCGGCAGCTACGGCGGCTACATGACGAACTGGATCACCGGGCACACCGACCGGTTCGCGGCCGCCGTCACCGACCGCTCGATCTGCAACCTGCTGTCCTTTGGCGGGACCTCCGACATCGGCCTGCGCTTCTGGGACGACGAACTCGGGCTGAACTTCCACCGTTCGGCAGATGCGCTGCGGCTGTGGGACATGAGCCCGCTGAAGTACGTCGAGGCGGTCAGGACGCCCACCCTGATCGTCCACTCGGTCCTCGACCACCGCTGCCCGGTCGAACAGGCCGAGCAGTGGTACGCCGCCCTGCACCTGCACGGGGTCCCCACCCGCTTCGTGCGCTTTCCCGGCGAGGACCACGAACTCTCGCGCTCGGGCCGCCCGGACCGCCGCCTGACACGGCTGGAGGAGTATCTGGGCTGGCTCGACCGCTGGCTGGCGTAAGCCTGCTCATCCCAAAGGAGGAGGGCCGGGAGAGATTCCCGGCCCTTCCTGCGTTCAGGCGTTCGCCCTCAGCGTGGCTTACTCGTCGTCGCGGCGCTTGTTGCCCCAGCCCCGGTCGGCGCGGGGACGCGGGCGGAAGGTCTGGTCGCCCTCGTCGCGGGGGCGGAAGCCGCCGCCCTGCCCGCCACGGTCGCCGCCACCCTGGAAACCGCCACGGTCCTCGCGGGGACGGAAGCCCCCACGGTCACCGCCGCCCTGGTAGCCGCCACGGTCTTCACGGGGGCGGAAGCCGCCCTGCCCGCCACGGTCGCCGCCACCCTGGAAACCGCCACGGTCCTCGCGGGGACGGAAGCCCCCACGGTCACCGCCGCCCTGGTAGCCGCCACGGTCTTCACGGGGGCGGAAGCCGCCCTGCCCGCCACGGTCGCCGCCCCCCTGGTAGCCGCCACGGTCCTCGCGGGGACGGAAGCCCCCACGGTCGCCGCCGCCCTGGTAGCCGCCACGGTCTTCACGGGGGCGGAAGCCGCCACCTTGACCACCACGGTCGCCGCCACCCTGGAAGCCGCCACGGTCCTCGCGGGGACGGAAGCCCCCACGGTCGCCGCCGCTCTGGGCACCCTGGCTCTCGCGCAGTTCCCGCATCTCGCGGCGCAGGCCACGAATTTCCTTGCTCTGCGCTTCGAGCATTTCCTTCATCTCGGCCAGCATCTCGATCAGGTCGTCGGCGTCGATGTACTCGTCGGCGTCCTCGTCCCCGTCGGTCTCGGCATCATCGGCTCCGCCCAGGCTGGCGGCCATCACGCCTTCCTGCTCGTCTTCCTGGGCATCGAGCACGGGGTCCTCGTCGGGCTCGCCCGCGAGTTCGGGGAGGATGTCCTGCACTTCCTGGGGGGTTTGCTCATCGGTAATCTGCTCGGACATGGGCTGCTGGGCCGTGCCCTCGGTCGTCGCCGCGTCGTCCGTGAGGTGCGGTCTGGTGTCGTCGGTCATGGGGATCCTTTCCCTGGGGTCACGCGGGGGCCGGATGTCGGCCGCCTCCGCCGTCCCGCAGGCGTACCCCCGAGTCTAGCATCCGGGCGGGGGAGGCCCCCCCGTGCCCCTGGCCTCAGCGCCGGAAGAGCGCCCGCAGCACCGGAAAGGCGATCAGGTGCGCGACCACCCCGGCCACGATGCCGACGAGCAGGGCCAGCAGCGGGTTCAGGCCCGACCCCAGCCACAGGCCGATCCACAAGAAAGTTCCCAGGCTGCTCGCCCCCATGATCGAGAAGCGCCGCGCCGTGTCCTCGGGCCGCCAGGCGTTGAAGTCCATACCCCGAGGGTGCCACACCCGGCCCGGCGGCGGTGTCCCGCCCGGCACCGCGTGCGGGGTCACGGTGGGGCCGAGGTCACCGTGAAATCAGGGGGGGTGCCTATACTCGCCCCCATGAAGCGTGCCCTCCTCCTGTTCTCCCTGCTCGCGTCCTCGGCGGCGCACGCGCAGGGCAGTCCCCGCACCGTCACCATCGGCCTGGGGTACATCCCCAACGTGCAGTTCACGCCCTTTTACGTGGCCGACAAGCTGGGCTACTACCGCGCCGAGGGCGTGAACGTGAAGTTCCAGCACGGCGCGGTCTCCGAGCTGATGCCGCTCCTCCTTCAGGGCAAGCTCGACTTCGTGGTGGGCGACCCGGAGGACGCGGTGTTCGCCCGCAATCAGGGCGCCCCGGTGCGCTACGTCATGGCGATGTACCAGAAGTCGCCCGTGACGGTGTTCAGCACCAAACCCCTGAACCGCGCCGCCGACCTGAAGGGCAAGACGCTGGGCATTCCCGGCACCTTCGGCAGCAGCTACGCGGCCACCCGCGCCCTGCTCGACGCGGCCGGGCTGCGAGAGGGCCGCGACGTGCGGCTGGCGAGCATCGGCTTCACGCAGCTCGAAGCGGTGCGGGCCGGGCGGGTGGACGCCGCCGTGGGGTACCTCAACAACGAGGTGGTGGGGCTGCGGGGGGCGGGCGAGCGGGTCTACACCCTGGACCTCAGCGCGGCCTACCCGATGGTGGGCGTCGGCCTGATCACCCTCGACAAGACGCTGGGCGGGGACCTCGCCCGCAAGGTCGTGCGGGCCTCGCAGCGTGGGCTGAAGTTCACGGCAGGCGACCCGGCGCGGGCCTTCCGGCTGGCGCAGCCCGTCTTCGGGTCGGGGGGCGGCACCCTGGAGGTGCTGCGGGCCAGCGTCCCACTGATGCAGAGCGCCTACACGCGGGCCAACGGCTTGGGCGCGAGCGACCCGGCCGCGTGGACCAAGGCTGTCGCGGCCCTGGTCAAGCAGGGCAGCCTGCCCGCCGGGACCAAGGCAAATACCTTCTACACCAACAGCCTGATCAGCAAGACGCTGCGGTAAGCCGCAGGGAACCTGGGACGGACTGTAGGCGTTCGTACGCTTGCAAATTGCGTGCTGGACGCGGTTTCTGGGGGTCAGCCTGAGCGTGAACGGCGGCTCAAATGCCTCCCATGTCTGAGGGGGGGCAGGGCTGTCAGGCTGCGGCCAGTTCTGACCAGGAGGTCACCCCATGAAACGTTTCCTGATCCTGTCCGCCCTGACCCTTTCGCTGGCCCTGCCTACCGCTGCCGTCGCGGGCGGCGCTGCCGGTCCCCTCGGCCCCGTCAGCACCGCGCAGGTGTCCAACGACACCGACGTGCTGTTCATGGAAGTCGCCACCATGAGCAACCTCACCGAGATTCAGACCTCGCGCCTCGCGTTGCAAAAGAGCAGCAACGCCGAGGTCCGGGCCTTCGCGCAGATGATGATCACCATGCACACTCAGGCCCAGGCCGAGCTGAACGCCCTGGCCGCGCAAAAGGGCGTGCGGCTGGCCGACAAGCCGGGCGCCGACCAGCGCCTGCTGTACAACCGCCTGACCACCCTGTCGGGCGCGGCCTTTGACGCCGCCTACAAGAACGTGCAGGTGAACGGCCACAAGATGACCCTCGACCTGATCGTCACCTACCGCAGCTTCGGCACCGACCCGCAGGTGCTGGCCTACGCCGCCAAGACTCAGCCCGTCGTGGCGGCCCACCTCGCCGAGGCGCAGGAACTGCCCTGACCCCCGGGTGAGGTGACCAAGCCCCGGCTCCGGCCCGGGCTTTTTTCATGCGCCTGGAAGGCTGAGCCTCAGCCCCGCACTTCGTAGAACGTCTCTTCCGTGATGCGCTCGGGGAACTTGCGAAGGAAATCCACCGTGCTCAGCGCTTGCGAGCGGTGGCACCCGATGGCCCGCAGCTTGCGGGTGACGTGCCGGGTCACGTCGCGCCGGAGATTGGGAGCGAGCCACGCCGGGCGCAACGCCTCGTTCTCCGGGGGCGTGGGGCTGGCGTAGTACCACAGCCGGGGCCGCTCGCCGGGGGGCAGCTCCTCCCAGGCAGCCCTCACCGTCCGGTGGGTGGTCACGTGGTCGGGGTGGCCGTTGCTGCCGTTGGGGGGAAAGGTCAGGACCGTCTCGGGGCGGTGGCGGGCCATCGCCTCCCGCGCGACCTCCACCAGGGCCTCAAGCGGCTGGTCTTGCAGGTACTTGTCGGGAAAGGTGTGCTGTTCGTGGACGCTGCCGGGGTGGGTGGTCAGGCCGATCTCGTCCAAGCAGGCCCGCAACTCCACCCCGCGCATCCGGGCGAGTTCCTCTGGGCCTTCCGCCAGCCCCAGAGTGCGCCCCGCCTCGCCGCGCGTGAGGGTCACCAGGCCGCAGGGGTGCCCGGCCTCCAGCAGGTCCATCAGGGTTCCGGCGGCCCCGTACACCTCGTCGTCGGGGTGGGGCACGATCAGCAGGAGCTTGAGGCGGGACATGCCCGACAGGATAAGCGTGCTGGCCGATGTGCCGCCCGCCGCCGCACGGCACGATGGGGAGGACATGACTCCCCCTCTTCCCCCCACCCTGCGCGACTTGCGCCCGCCCGGGGACTACGCGCCGGTGGCTGCCCTGCGGAATGCCGCGCAGCCCGGCTGGCCCACCAGCGCCGCCGAGCTCGCTCGCCAGGACGCGGTGCGTGACCCGGCCCTGTTCTGCACCCGGATCGTCGCCGAGCACGGGGGGCAGCTCGTGGGGGTGGGCAGCGCCCGGCACGACGACTTCTCGCACGAGGAGTGGCGCTACTGGGGGGACCTGAGCGTTCACCCGGAGGCCCGGCGGCGGGGCGTCGGCCGCGCCCTGTACGGCGAACTGCTGCGCCGGGTGCGGGGCAGGGGCGCCCGCGAGCTGCGGACCATGCTCAGCAGTCGGCCAGGGGACGCGCCCGGCCGCGCCTTTCTGGAAGCGCGGGGCTGGGCCGTCGCCTGGGAACGCTACGAGTCCGAGCTGGACACGGCGCAGGCCGACCTGGGGGCCTTCGGCGCCCTGCTGGACGGGGTGGCGGCCTCGGGCGTGCGGCTGGTGTCGCTGGCCGACCTCGCCGCCGACCCGGAGCGGGACGCCCGGCTGCACGAACTCGACTGGGAGCTGTTTCAGGACGTGCCGTCGGGAACGGCGCTGACGAAAAAGACGCTGGAGCAGTGGGTGGAAGAGGAGCTGAGGGACCCCAACCTGCGTCCCGAGCTGTCGTTCGTGGCCGTGCGGGACGACGTGGCCGACCCGCTGACTGGGCCGTACATCGGCTACTCGACGCTGGGGCAGAGTGCGGCGGGCTTCCACTTCATCGGGATGACGGGGGTGCGGCGCGGCTTCCGGGGTCAGGGCGTCGCCAAGGCGCTGAAGGTGGCCGCCATGCGTGCCCTGCGGGCACAGACCCGCGGCCGTGGGGACAGCGGGGACGCGGGCCTCATCAAGACCTTCAACGATGCGCCGAACGTGGCGATGCTGGCGATGAACGAGGCGCTGGGCTTCCGGCGCACCGCCACCCTTTACCGCTACGAGCTGCACCTGGGAGAAGGGGCGTGAGGGTCCGGGAGGCGACCACCGCCGACTTCCCCGCGCTGGCCGGGGTGCAGGGGGCGGTGTGGCCCGAGCACGCCACGACCGCCGAGACGCTCGCGCACGAGGACGCCGACCTGCGGCGGCACCCGGTCGGCGCCCACCTGTGGCGGATCGTGGCCGAGGACCCGGCGGGCCGGGTGGTGGGGAGCGGCTCGCTGATGCAGTGGCCGGGGATGTTCCACCCCGGCCGCTACCACGCCGAGGTGCTGGTGCGCCCGGAGAACCGGGGCCGGGGCGCGGGCCGGGCACTTGCGGCGGCGCTGGAGGCCCACCTGCGGGGGCGCGGCGCCCGCGAGGTGCTGGCGACCTCCCGCGAGGACTGCCCCGAGGGGCTGGGCTTCCTGACCCGGCGCGGCTTCGGGGAGCAGATGCGCTACTTCGCCAGCGCCCTGACCCTGGCCGACTTCGGCCCGGCGGGGTGGGCCGGGGCCGAGCGGTTGCCCGAAGGCTTGCGCCTGCGCTCGCTGCCCGACCTCGTGGCGGAAATGGGCGAGGACGCGGCGTGGCGGGCCTATTTTGCTGCTTTCGCCGAGGTCCGTGCCGACGTGCCCCGCGCGGGCGAGGCCACCCCGCTGGACTACGGGCACTTCCGCACGCGGGCGCAGGATGGGCGCTTCTGGCCGCACGGCGTCCTCTTCGCCGTGACGGAAAAGGGGGAAGTGGCGGCCTTGACCGAGCTGTACGCGGACGCCACCGACCCCACGCGGCTCCAGACCGGCCTGACCGGAACCCGTCGGGAGTGGCGCCGCCGGGGGGTGGGCCTCGCCCTCAAGCTCGCGGCGCTGCGGCTGGCCCGCGACCGGGGCGCGGCGAGCGTCTGGACCGACAACGCGAGCAGCAACGCGCCCATGCTGGGCCTGAACGAGCGCCTGGGGTTCGTGCGCCAGCCCGCCTGGGTGGAGATGCGCCGGGGCCGGGTGGAGGAGGAATCGCTATGACCCTGGAGATGACCTTTATCGCCCGCCCGGTGGAGGAAGCCGAGTGGGACGCCGCCGCGCGGGTCTGGACGCTGGCCCTGCCGCACGAACCCGTCAGTGGGGCCGACCTGCGCAGGCAGGACGCCGAGCAGCGCGGCTGGGGCTACCCGGCCGTGACCCTCGTCGTGCTGGCCGGGGAGGAGGTGGTGGGCGTGGCGGCGCTGTCGCAGAGTCCAGGGATGTACCACCCGCGCCGCTTCGTGCTGGAGGGAGCCGTTCATCCCGGTTGGCAGGGGCGGGGCGCGGGGCGGGCTCTGTGGACCCGCGTGCGGGCCGAACTGGGCGTCCGCGCCGCCGAGGCCGTCCGCACCCTGGCCCGCGAGGACCATCCCATCGCGCCCGGCTTCCTGGCGCGGCGGGGCTTCACGCCGGGCAAGCGCTACTTCACGAGCAGCCTCGACCTGACGACCTTCGATGAGACGCCCTTCCGCGACCTGCTGGCGCGTCTGCGAGCGCGGGGGGTGCGGGTGCGGAGCCTCTCGGAACTCCGGGCCGCGAACACCCCCGACCTGACGGCCCGCCTCCACGCCCTGATGAGCGACGTGCGGGGGGACGTGCCCCGCGCCGAACCCGCCACGCCCCTCTCCCGGCAGGTGTTCGAGGAGGCGGTGCTGGGCGACCCGGCCCTGCTGCCGGACGCTTACCTGATCGCCGAGAACGCTGGGGGCGAGTGGATCGGCCAGACCACCCTTTTCCGCACCGAGGTCAGCCCCGACCTGCTGACCGGACTGACGGGGGTCACGCGGGCGGCGCGGGGGCAGGGGGTGGCGACCCTACTTAAGCTGCACGCCATCCGCGCGGGCCGCTCGCTCGGCGGCACCCTCATCCGCACCGACAACGCCAGCGACAACGCGCCCATGCTGGCGATCAACGACCGATTGGGCTTCGTGCGCGACCCCGCAAGCGTGAGCTGGGGGCTGGAGCTGTAAGGTTGGCTGTGCCCGAGCGCCCGCCCTTGCTGCTTTCTATTGACTGGGACGCCTTTTCCGGCACCCGCGAACTCGTCTTTGACGCGCCCATCTGGGGCACCCGCGACCGCGAGGCAGACCGCGTGGCGGCGTGGCGGGAGCGTGCCCGCCAGCGCGACCCGCAGGCTCCGGGCTGGTCCGCTCTAGACGCCGACTTCCCCCTCTATCCCGGCTGGGAGGCGCTGGAACGCTACGCGGGCGTCCCCGCCCACGTCACCCTGACACACGCGGACGCCTGGGAGTGGCTGGCGGCCCACCCCGGTGCCCACGTGCTCAACGTGGACAGCCACCACGACCTCGTCAGCTTCAGCGGCGATCCCACGCGGGTGCGGCCCGGAAACTGGGCGGGGCTGGCGCTGGCGTCGGGGCGGGCGGGGGGGTACACCTGCCTGTATCCGAGCTGGCACGCGGGCCTGCCCGTCGCGGAGGGGTACGACCTGGGCCGCACGTGGGGCGAAGTAACACCCCTGCTTGCGCCCGAGGTGCGGGACCGGGTGACCCTGACGCGCGGCCTGCGCTGGCCCGACCCCGCCGAGGTCACGGCCCTGCTGCTGGTGCAGTCGCCCGCGTGGACGAATCCGGCACATGACCCGGCCTTCTCCCGGCTGGCGCGGAGGCTGGGGGCCACGCCGTTGACCCCGCCGCTGGACCGTTCGGCGGCCGGTTGACAGCGGCCTCTTGACGGGGGGTCAAGCTGCTACCCTCTGACAGGCCCGTGACCTGTCCTGTCGCTGCGGCTGGAGGAACGCCATGACCTATTCCGTCGTCGGCCGCCCGGTCGTCATCCTGACCGCGCTGTACGCCCTGAGCATCCTGCTCGCCAACCTCACGCTCGACCAGTTCCTCCCGCTGCCCGTGTTCGGGCTGCTCAGCGTGGGGACCATGTTTTTTGCCGCCGTGTTCACCCTGCGCGACCGGATTCACCGGGCAGGGGGCCTGCGGGCCGTTTACATCGCCATCGCGCT is drawn from Deinococcus terrestris and contains these coding sequences:
- a CDS encoding DUF4142 domain-containing protein, giving the protein MKRFLILSALTLSLALPTAAVAGGAAGPLGPVSTAQVSNDTDVLFMEVATMSNLTEIQTSRLALQKSSNAEVRAFAQMMITMHTQAQAELNALAAQKGVRLADKPGADQRLLYNRLTTLSGAAFDAAYKNVQVNGHKMTLDLIVTYRSFGTDPQVLAYAAKTQPVVAAHLAEAQELP
- a CDS encoding PIG-L deacetylase family protein, with translation MSRLKLLLIVPHPDDEVYGAAGTLMDLLEAGHPCGLVTLTRGEAGRTLGLAEGPEELARMRGVELRACLDEIGLTTHPGSVHEQHTFPDKYLQDQPLEALVEVAREAMARHRPETVLTFPPNGSNGHPDHVTTHRTVRAAWEELPPGERPRLWYYASPTPPENEALRPAWLAPNLRRDVTRHVTRKLRAIGCHRSQALSTVDFLRKFPERITEETFYEVRG
- a CDS encoding arginase, whose translation is MLLSIDWDAFSGTRELVFDAPIWGTRDREADRVAAWRERARQRDPQAPGWSALDADFPLYPGWEALERYAGVPAHVTLTHADAWEWLAAHPGAHVLNVDSHHDLVSFSGDPTRVRPGNWAGLALASGRAGGYTCLYPSWHAGLPVAEGYDLGRTWGEVTPLLAPEVRDRVTLTRGLRWPDPAEVTALLLVQSPAWTNPAHDPAFSRLARRLGATPLTPPLDRSAAG
- a CDS encoding GNAT family N-acetyltransferase, whose amino-acid sequence is MPDRISVLADVPPAAARHDGEDMTPPLPPTLRDLRPPGDYAPVAALRNAAQPGWPTSAAELARQDAVRDPALFCTRIVAEHGGQLVGVGSARHDDFSHEEWRYWGDLSVHPEARRRGVGRALYGELLRRVRGRGARELRTMLSSRPGDAPGRAFLEARGWAVAWERYESELDTAQADLGAFGALLDGVAASGVRLVSLADLAADPERDARLHELDWELFQDVPSGTALTKKTLEQWVEEELRDPNLRPELSFVAVRDDVADPLTGPYIGYSTLGQSAAGFHFIGMTGVRRGFRGQGVAKALKVAAMRALRAQTRGRGDSGDAGLIKTFNDAPNVAMLAMNEALGFRRTATLYRYELHLGEGA
- a CDS encoding GNAT family N-acetyltransferase → MRVREATTADFPALAGVQGAVWPEHATTAETLAHEDADLRRHPVGAHLWRIVAEDPAGRVVGSGSLMQWPGMFHPGRYHAEVLVRPENRGRGAGRALAAALEAHLRGRGAREVLATSREDCPEGLGFLTRRGFGEQMRYFASALTLADFGPAGWAGAERLPEGLRLRSLPDLVAEMGEDAAWRAYFAAFAEVRADVPRAGEATPLDYGHFRTRAQDGRFWPHGVLFAVTEKGEVAALTELYADATDPTRLQTGLTGTRREWRRRGVGLALKLAALRLARDRGAASVWTDNASSNAPMLGLNERLGFVRQPAWVEMRRGRVEEESL
- a CDS encoding GNAT family N-acetyltransferase, with translation MTLEMTFIARPVEEAEWDAAARVWTLALPHEPVSGADLRRQDAEQRGWGYPAVTLVVLAGEEVVGVAALSQSPGMYHPRRFVLEGAVHPGWQGRGAGRALWTRVRAELGVRAAEAVRTLAREDHPIAPGFLARRGFTPGKRYFTSSLDLTTFDETPFRDLLARLRARGVRVRSLSELRAANTPDLTARLHALMSDVRGDVPRAEPATPLSRQVFEEAVLGDPALLPDAYLIAENAGGEWIGQTTLFRTEVSPDLLTGLTGVTRAARGQGVATLLKLHAIRAGRSLGGTLIRTDNASDNAPMLAINDRLGFVRDPASVSWGLEL